From Psychroflexus torquis ATCC 700755, the proteins below share one genomic window:
- a CDS encoding 6-pyruvoyl trahydropterin synthase family protein, whose protein sequence is MAKIRITKQFTFETAHALYGYDGKCRNIHGHSYKLDVTVIGEPITDMDNVKCGMVIDFGDLKYIVKSQVVDKMDHAIILNKETPHIELAQTLKSSGHDVILVDYQPTSENMVIDFAKSIQSKLDPTIKLHSLKLRETGTAFAEWFASDNV, encoded by the coding sequence ATGGCAAAAATCAGAATTACCAAGCAATTTACTTTTGAAACCGCTCATGCTTTGTATGGCTATGATGGCAAATGCAGAAATATTCACGGTCATAGTTATAAACTGGATGTAACCGTTATCGGAGAACCTATCACAGATATGGATAATGTAAAATGCGGGATGGTCATAGACTTTGGAGATTTAAAATACATTGTAAAATCTCAAGTGGTCGATAAAATGGACCATGCTATCATTCTTAATAAAGAAACACCACATATAGAGCTAGCGCAAACTTTAAAATCCTCTGGTCATGATGTTATTCTTGTAGATTATCAACCCACAAGTGAAAATATGGTGATAGATTTTGCTAAAAGCATACAGAGTAAATTAGATCCAACAATTAAATTACACTCTTTAAAACTTAGAGAAACAGGGACGGCATTTGCGGAATGGTTTGCCAGTGATAATGTTTAG
- a CDS encoding 2OG-Fe(II) oxygenase: MAHTLLTEDLSFKENPLFEQLISDLIKQNYSICDNFFELKLVDSLRERLKTLHNHSELKKAAIGNKVNESISKAIRGDYIQWIDEQQADSAEHLFFEAFNTFKNYLNMTCFMGILHQEFHYAVYPVGTFYKRHLDTFQNDDRRKLSMVCYLNDDSWNKTNGGELVIYPENSDEVIIHPLPGRVVIFESQLLEHEVRPVLNDLRLSITGWFKTR, from the coding sequence ATGGCTCATACTCTTCTTACTGAAGATCTTTCTTTTAAAGAAAATCCTCTTTTTGAACAACTAATTTCTGACTTGATAAAGCAAAACTATTCCATATGTGATAATTTCTTTGAGCTTAAGCTTGTCGATAGCTTGAGGGAGCGACTTAAAACGCTGCATAACCATAGTGAACTAAAAAAAGCAGCGATTGGAAATAAAGTAAATGAATCCATCAGCAAAGCTATTCGAGGAGATTATATTCAATGGATCGATGAGCAACAAGCCGATTCTGCAGAACATCTTTTTTTTGAAGCCTTTAATACCTTCAAGAACTATTTAAATATGACGTGTTTTATGGGAATCCTGCACCAAGAGTTCCATTATGCGGTGTATCCTGTAGGCACTTTTTACAAAAGGCATTTGGATACATTTCAAAACGATGATAGACGAAAATTATCTATGGTTTGTTACCTTAATGATGACTCGTGGAACAAGACCAACGGAGGAGAGCTTGTCATTTATCCAGAGAATTCTGATGAGGTGATTATTCATCCTCTACCAGGAAGAGTAGTTATTTTTGAAAGTCAACTTTTAGAGCATGAAGTAAGACCTGTATTGAATGATTTACGCCTAAGTATTACCGGATGGTTTAAAACAAGATAG
- a CDS encoding transglycosylase domain-containing protein, with the protein MGENTSSKTSFKKYILGFWILFLFGVLGIALIFLLASWGALGTMPTFEELENPETNLATEVISIDGETLGKYFKENRTPINYGDLPDHLVNALVSTEDERFYSHSGIDARGTLRAAIYLGSKGGASTITQQLSKLLFTDPNKSGTFNRIIQKVKEWVIAVRLEEQYAKNEIITMYLNKFDFLYQAVGIRSASRIYFSKEPIELTIEESATLVAMLKNPILYNPVKDQFKKNSIERRNQVLKQMEKNGFLTTIVKDSLQKLPLGTYFSPEQHDDGMATYFRAYVQEFMKDWIDDNPKPDGSSYSMYRDGLKIYTTLDFKMQGYAETAVEKHLKNLQKEFDAQNKENKTAPFRSISPSEIESILNKGIKNSDRYKTMRRKGIDKDSIMATFNRKREMRLFSWEGPIDTLMTPKDSIRYYKSFLNTGMMSMTPQTGEIKAWVGGVNYKFFKYEHVKQAKRQVGSTFKPFVYATAIDQLHLSPCDEFPNTPFTIPKGRHGVTEDWTPDNSGGGEYGGMKTLKQALAESINTITARVINKTGPESVINLIDKLGVDTSNILPVAAIALGTPDISVYDMVSAYSTFANKGVHVKPYAIQRIEDKNETILYQHQPQSSDVLSEESAFVTIKLLEGVTRFGSGRRLRTNSDYAKGTELYKRAVTGYPYALENDIAGKTGTTQNQSDGWFIGMVPNLATGVWVGGEDRSVRFPTITYGQGATLALPIWGMYMTDIYNDGTLDISRDEFERPDNLNIQIDCDEDTDELENGEGENKETTEFEIDF; encoded by the coding sequence ATGGGAGAGAACACATCATCAAAAACAAGTTTCAAAAAGTATATTTTAGGATTCTGGATTTTATTTCTATTTGGTGTTTTAGGAATTGCTTTAATCTTTTTATTAGCCAGTTGGGGAGCTTTGGGAACCATGCCCACCTTTGAAGAGCTGGAAAATCCAGAAACCAATTTAGCTACAGAGGTTATATCCATAGATGGAGAAACTCTAGGAAAGTATTTTAAGGAAAATAGGACGCCCATCAATTATGGGGATCTTCCAGATCACCTTGTCAACGCTTTAGTCTCTACCGAAGACGAAAGATTCTACAGTCATTCAGGTATAGATGCTCGTGGAACGCTAAGAGCTGCTATTTATCTGGGCTCAAAAGGCGGGGCGAGTACCATTACCCAGCAACTGTCCAAGCTTTTGTTTACAGATCCTAATAAAAGTGGAACCTTCAATAGAATTATACAAAAGGTAAAGGAATGGGTTATTGCGGTAAGACTAGAAGAGCAGTATGCTAAAAACGAAATTATCACGATGTACCTCAATAAGTTTGATTTTTTATATCAAGCGGTGGGAATCCGTTCAGCCTCTAGAATTTATTTTTCTAAAGAGCCAATAGAGTTAACGATTGAAGAGTCTGCTACATTGGTAGCTATGCTGAAAAATCCGATCCTCTATAATCCAGTTAAAGATCAGTTTAAAAAGAATTCTATAGAACGACGAAATCAAGTTCTAAAACAAATGGAAAAAAACGGATTTTTAACCACGATAGTTAAAGATTCTTTGCAAAAACTTCCATTGGGAACATACTTTTCTCCAGAACAGCACGATGACGGGATGGCCACATACTTTAGAGCGTATGTCCAAGAGTTCATGAAAGACTGGATTGATGACAATCCAAAACCAGACGGAAGTTCTTACAGTATGTATAGAGATGGTCTGAAGATCTATACGACTTTGGATTTCAAAATGCAGGGTTATGCTGAAACTGCCGTAGAAAAGCACCTCAAGAATCTTCAAAAAGAGTTTGACGCTCAAAATAAAGAGAACAAAACAGCTCCCTTCAGAAGCATAAGTCCTTCAGAAATTGAGAGTATCCTTAATAAAGGAATCAAAAATTCTGATCGCTATAAAACCATGCGTAGAAAAGGAATTGATAAAGATTCCATCATGGCGACTTTTAATAGAAAACGAGAGATGCGTTTATTTTCTTGGGAAGGCCCTATTGATACTCTAATGACTCCCAAAGATTCCATAAGGTATTACAAATCCTTTTTGAACACGGGTATGATGTCTATGACTCCACAAACAGGAGAAATAAAAGCCTGGGTAGGAGGCGTTAACTATAAATTTTTTAAATATGAGCATGTTAAACAAGCGAAGCGTCAAGTAGGGTCTACCTTTAAACCTTTTGTCTATGCAACTGCCATAGATCAATTGCACTTATCACCCTGTGATGAATTTCCAAATACACCTTTTACAATACCAAAAGGACGACACGGTGTTACCGAAGATTGGACGCCAGACAACAGCGGTGGCGGGGAATACGGGGGGATGAAAACCCTTAAACAAGCTTTGGCGGAGTCTATAAACACCATTACGGCTCGTGTTATTAATAAAACAGGTCCTGAAAGTGTCATCAACCTCATTGATAAATTAGGTGTTGATACCTCAAATATACTTCCTGTAGCAGCTATAGCTTTGGGCACCCCAGATATAAGTGTTTATGATATGGTCTCTGCCTACAGCACTTTTGCCAATAAAGGGGTTCATGTAAAACCTTATGCCATCCAACGTATAGAGGATAAAAATGAAACTATTCTATATCAACATCAGCCACAAAGTAGTGATGTCTTAAGCGAAGAATCTGCTTTTGTGACCATTAAACTTTTGGAAGGTGTCACTCGGTTTGGTTCTGGACGAAGGTTAAGAACCAATTCAGATTATGCCAAGGGAACTGAACTTTATAAAAGAGCAGTTACTGGCTATCCTTATGCTCTAGAAAATGATATTGCTGGTAAAACGGGAACGACTCAGAATCAAAGCGATGGTTGGTTTATTGGTATGGTACCAAATTTAGCGACTGGAGTTTGGGTAGGAGGCGAAGATAGAAGTGTAAGGTTCCCGACAATTACTTATGGACAAGGGGCAACTCTAGCTTTACCTATTTGGGGAATGTACATGACAGACATCTATAATGACGGTACTTTGGACATCTCTAGAGATGAATTTGAAAGGCCTGATAACTTAAATATCCAGATCGATTGTGATGAAGATACCGATGAACTCGAAAATGGAGAGGGAGAAAATAAAGAGACTACAGAATTTGAAATTGATTTCTAA